The DNA region ACAGGCATGTAGTCAGGAACTAGGGCAGGTAGCAGACATAGGTTGTGGTAGTGGTATATTAGCCATGGCTGCTGTGAGACTGGGTGCCAAATCGGCTATCGGTGTAGATATTGACGAGAATGCGGTTAAAATAGCAAAAGAAAATGTCAAAAACAACGCTTTAGAAGATAAGGTAACCATTTGCAAAGGCAATTTATTAGAGAACATTCAATCACCGGTAAATACGGTGGTCGCAAATATCTTGGCAGAGGTCATCATAGGCATCGTGAAGGATGTAAAAAAAATTCTACATACTTCAGGTATATTTATTGCATCCGGCATATTGAATGAAAAAGAGAAAGCAGTGACGGATGCTCTATCCCAAGAAGGTTTTAGTATTGTTGAGATTCGCAGAAAAGGTGAATGGGTAGCGATTAAGGCTAGTCTATAAGGAGACACATGTATCGATTTTTTGTAGAACCGGATCAAGTGAAAGATAAAACTATCCTCATCGAGGGTGCAAATATGAACCATATGAAGCAAGTATTACGCTTGCGTGTCGGTGATGTTGTGACAATTAGTGATGGACAACAAAAGGACTATCGTTGTATAATAAAAACAATTATGGAGGATGAGATTTTACTGGATATAGATACCGTGGTACCCACTACCAATGAATTATTAAGTAAAATCTCACTATTTCAAGGTATTCCTAAAAAAGACAAAATGGAATGGATCATTCAAAAAAACATTGAATTAGGCGTGTGCGAGATAATTCCGGTTAAGATGAAGCGTTGCGTTGTTAAGCTAGATGACAAGACAGCTAAGAAGAAAGTTGAACGCTGGGAAGGTATTGCAGAAGCAGCTGCAAAACAATCCAAAAGAAGTATCATACCAGTCGTTCAGACACCGGTTGGCTTTAAAGGTATGATGGAACAACTGGAGAGGATGGATCTTGTATTAGTGCCTTATGAGAATGCTGATGGCATGGCGTATACAAGAACTGTTCTTGGTCAACTAAAGGGTATTAAGAACATCGGTATCGTCATTGGCCCTGAAGGCGGCTTTGATCAAGAAGAAATCAATCATTTAATGGCCACGGAAGCAAAAATCATATCATTAGGCCGACGTATCTTACGTACGGAGACAGCGGGCATGACTTTGCTTGCGAATATAATGATACAAATCGAGGAGGATAATGATGGCAATTAGAGTTTTAGTTGTAGATGATGCAGTATTTATGAGAACAGTACTTAAGAAAATGTTGGTTGAAGATGGTTATGAAGTGTGTGGTGAGGCGGGCAATGGACTTGAAGCTATAAAACTTGCCAAAGAACTGACTCCTGACGTTGTGACCTTGGATATCACTATGCCTGAGATGGATGGCGTTACTGCATTACCAAAAATCATGGAAGTATCACCAAACTCAAAAGTTATCATGTGTTCAGCTATGGGACAGCAGCCTATGGTTGTGGAAGCCATAAAAAATGGCGCAAAAGACTTTATAGTTAAACCTTTTCAAAAAGCACGTGTCGTGCAAGCCATCGAAAATGTCATGAGTAAATAAACATTCGATTGTAGAATAAAAGAGAGGTAGGGCGACCTGCCTTTTTTGTTCTTCTCTAGGAAAGTCATACTCAAGCATTCAGCCTTGAAGCGTGGTAGAATACGTTTAAGTAAAAGTCTAAGGAGATAAAATGGAAATATATTTTGATAATGCGGCAACTACGAAAGTGCCCGACAAAGTAGCACAAGCCATGTTGCATATGTTAACTACGAACTTTGGAAATCCTTCATCCTTACATCAAAAAGGGTTTGAAGCAGAAAAAGCCATTGAAACCAGTAGACAAAACCTTGCGCAAGCTTTAAAAGTCAATAAAAAAGAAATCTATTTTACCTCTGGTGGGACAGAAGCCAACAATATTGCGATCTCCGGTGTGGCGGTAGCCAATAAAAGAAGTGGTAGGCATATATTGGTCTCATCTATCGAACATCCATCTGTTAAGGAAACGGTTCGATATCTTGAAACCTTAGGTTATGAGGTTGAAACCATACCCACAGATAGTATGGGATATATTCAAATAGAAACGTTAGAACAACTTATAAGACAAGACACCTTAATGGTATCCATTATGTATGTAAACAATGAAATCGGCACGATCCAAGATATGTCGACAATAGGGAAACTCATTAAAGCTATAAACCCAAAAACATTATTTCATGTGGATGCCATTCAGGCTTTTGGTAAATATATTTTAACACCAACAAAAGATCAAATAGACCTATTAACCCTAAGTGGTCATAAAATTCATGGTCCCAAAGGTATCGGTGCCATATATATAAAAGAAGGTACTAAAATAACACCCTTGTTTTATGGAGGTCGTCAAGAAAACGGTATACGATCAGGTACGGAAAACGTACCGGGTATTATTGGTCTTGGTGTGGCCACAGAGGAAGCCTATGATCAGCTTCAGGATAATAGAAACCATATAGAGGGTATAAAGAAATATATGATTGCTAGACTTAGGCAAGACGTTCCTGATATTACTTTTAACGGTGACATCGAAAAAGGCGCTTATCATCTATTGAACATAGGTGTTTTGGGTGTCAAAAGTGAAGTTCTACTTCATGCATTGGAAGAACTTGAGATATATGTATCCACGGGATCTGCATGTTCTTCTAAAAAGAAAAATCATAGTATTACCCTTTCGGCACTTAATCTGACTCATGAGGAAAAAGACAATGCGATACGTTTGAGTTTTTCAAAATATAATACACAAGAAGAAGTCGATCAATTTATAGAACAATTGAACCGGTTATTGCCCATACTTAGAAGATTTAAAAGAAAGTAGGATAATTATGAAGCAAGGTTATTTAATAAAATATGGTGAACTTGCCCTTAAGGGTAAAAATAGATATATTTTTGAAAACGCACTGGTTAAGCACATACGAGATGCTATTAAGCCTTTTGGTGAATTTGAAGTTGTTAAGGAACAAGGTCGTATTATATGCGAACCCCTTTCAGATGTGGATGATGAAGCTGTCATGAACCGTATACGGATGATTTTTGGAATCATTGGCATATGTCCGGTTTATATATTAGATGACAACAGCATGGAGAATATAAGACTTCAAGCGGTTGCTTTCTTAGATCAACATTATGAACAACATGATTTTACTTTCAAAGTAGAAGCCAGACGTGCAGATAAAAAGTACCCACTTAATTCAATGGAGATCTCTAGAGATATTGGTGGTGTGTTGTTAGATGCCTATAATCAGTTAAGTGTAGATGTACATAAGCCGGAAGTACGCGTACATGTTGAAATTAGGAACAAGTCTTATATTTTTTCTAAAGAAATTAAGGGTCTTGGCGGTATGCCGGTTGGCACCAATGGTAAGGCAATGCTCATGCTCTCAGGTGGGATTGACAGTCCTGTAGCAGGGTATATGGTTGCCAAACGAGGGGTTCATTTTGATGCGGTTTATTATCACTCACATCCTTATACCAGTGAACGTGCCAAGCAGAAAGTAATAGACCTTGGTAAAATCGTTGCTAGATATAATGGTAGCTTTAATCTGCATGTGGTCCCTTTTACGGAGATTCAGTTGGATATCTATGAGAAATGTCCTCATGAGCAATTAACCATTATCATGCGACGTTATATGATGATCATTGCAGAACGTATAGCAAGAGAGCATAATTGCTTAGCACTGATTACCGGTGAGAGCATAGGACAAGTGGCCAGTCAGACCATACAAAGTCTAGCAGCAACCAATGATGTATGCGGTATGCCTGTATTTAGACCACTTATTGGTTTTGATAAGCAGGAAATCGTAGATATAGCACAGCGTATCGAGACTTTTGAGACTTCAATTTTACCTTATGAAGACTGTTGCACCATTTTTGTGGCAAAGCATCCGGTAACCAAACCTAACATCAAATCTATTATGCGTTCAGAGGCCATTCTTGAGAATATCGAAGAGATGCTGCAAAGAGCAATCGATCAAAGAGAAGTCATTAAGATTGAACCTGACTTGTAGAAAAACAAAGAGGCTACGCCTCGCTTTGCAAAGCAAATTGTTCCGGCAGAATAAAAAAAATCCACCTAAGTGGATTTTTTACTGACTTAATTAAGTTAAAGCTGTGAGACCTTAACCAACTATTCGAGGATGAAATCTTGAAGAACAGATTCAACTTCTTCTACGACAGAATCATCATGAATCATTAATTCAATTGGCTTACTTAAGTCGAGTGAAAAAATCCCCATTATAGATTTTGCATCTATGACATAACGACCAGATACCAAATCAAAGTCAGAATCGTACTTACTTACTGCATTAACAAACACTTTAACCTTATCAATAGAATTTAAAGATACTTTTATAGTTTTCATTATTTGGTCCTCCTTTACATTATTTTATACACACTTATACTACACTTTTTGAAAATTGATGTCAATACGAATATTGACTAAAAAATATTATGAAATGTAAAGGCTTTCAGGCAAATAGAATAAATCTTAAATAACTAAGCAACAAAGAAAGAGGCAAAAAATGGCAAAAGTAGCGTTCCATACACTTGGCTGTAAGGTTAACCAATATGAAACTGAAGGCATGATGACCCAGTTCGAACAGTTCGGCTATGATATCGTTGGCTTTTTTGAAAAGGCAGATATATATATTATTAATACATGCACGGTGACCAACATGGCGGATAAGAAGTCCAGACAAATGCTGGCAAAAGCCAAGAAAAACAATCCTAAGAGTTTGGTGGTTGCTGTCGGTTGCTATGTACAAGCAGCCAACAAAGAACTTCTTGAAATGATTCAAGTTGATTTGCTGATCGGGAACACAGATAAAGGTAATATGGTTCAAGTCATTGAAACCTATTTAGAAAGCAAGATTAAGCCAGAAGTCCTTGATCTGAGCCAATACAAGGTCTATGATGATCTATGGATCAGTATGACACAAGACCATACAAGGGCACATATCAAGATACAAGACGGATGTGATCAATTCTGTACCTATTGTATCATTCCTTATGCCAGAGGAAGGATTAGAAGTAGATCTGCATCAAGTATTCTTGAAGAAAGTCAGGATCTGGCTAAAAAGGGCTATAAAGAAGTGGTATTAACGGGCATTCATCTTGCTTCTTACGGTATACAGTTTGATGATTATAGACTTATAGACTTATTGGAGGATATGCAGAAAATAGAGGGCATTTTACGTATTCGCTTAGGTTCTTTGGAACCTACATTAATTACCAAAGATTTTGTCAGTCGCATCGCAAAGCTTGATAAGGTTTGCCCTCATTTTCACCTATCCCTGCAGTCCGGTGATGATGGTGTCCTAAAGAAAATGAATCGAAAATATTCGACACAAGACTACAAGCAAGCCGTTAATAGATTAAGAGAGAAGATGCCCACCTGCGCCATAACAACAGATCTTATTGTAGGCTTTCCTTCTGAAACAGAGGCACAATTTGAAGATACATTGGCGTTTATAAAAGATATTGGCTTTGCAGAAGTCCATGTCTTTAAGTATTCTAAACGTAGCGGAACGCCGGCTGCGAAGATGAAGGAACAAGTGAGTCCTAAGGAGAAAAACAATAGGAGCATCAAAGCTATAAAAGCAGCTGAAGGAATGAAGGATGATTTCTTAGGTCAGTTTATCGGTATAAAGATGAACGTATTGATTGAAGAACAAGTCGTCCTAGATAACCAAGTTTATTATGTCGGTCATACCACCAATCATATAAAGGTATATACATTATCCATACAACCATTAGAGAGAAATACCATTAAAAGTATTGATTTGAAACAACGATTTAGAGACGGTTTACTTGGATTAACCTAGAGTGTCGATTTTATATTCAACACGTAAATGTAGTCTACTTTAAATTTAATATTATTTTGATTGTATTTTTAGGGTTTTTATTATAAACTGTATTGGTGAACACAAATAATTGTAATTTGTTAGGACGTGAAATTGTGGGCAAATTTGGGCATACGCTTTTCTTTAAAAAATTCGATAAAGAGCCTGAAAACGAAATAAAAATTGTACTTAAAGAAGTCTATGAAGCACTGAATGAAAAAGGCTATAATCCCAACTACCAGATTGTAGGTTATATTCTGTCTGGAGATCCAACATATATTACCAGTCATAAGAATGCAAGAACAAAGATTGGCCGAATAGAACGAGACGCCTTGATGGAAGAATTGGTTAAAGATTATGTGGAACATAATTTGAAATAATAGGTGAACATCAAAAACTGTAGAGACTCGGTTTCTACAGTTTTTCTTAGTCGGTAAGGTTATAGTGTTAAACTATAAACTAAATAAGCGAGAACCTCCTTGAAAGGATACAAGATAGTATGCGGATATTAGGACTTGATTATGGTAGTAAGACGATTGGCGTTGCAGTATGTGACCCCTTTGGTTGGACGGCTCAAGGTATAGAAACCATCGAGCGCAAGGAAGAAAACAATCTTGTAGCGTCCATTGCCAGACTAGGAGAAATCATAGATCAATATAAAGTTGAGAAGATTGTTTTAGGTCTACCTAAAAACATGAACAATACTGAAGGTGAACGGGTAGAAAAGACAAAGCAATTTCAGAATAGACTGATTCGAGAATTTGATCTTGAAGTGATTCTATGGGATGAGCGTCTTAGCACCATGGGTGCAAGCCGTGCGCTGACTGCAGCAGATATGAGTGCTAAAAAACAAAAGAAAGTGATTGATAAAATGGCCGCTGTATTCATTTTACAAGGCTATTTGGATTGTCACTAAAGATCGGAGGCAATATGGATAAAATTAAGTTTACATTTGAAGAAACAGGAGAAAATGTTGTATTTTGTGTCTTAGGTAATACTCAAGTCAATGAAGTCGCGTACATACTCGTCGTAGATGAAAATGAAATAGAAGATGAAGATATGACTGCATATATTCTTAAAGCAACAGAAGCAGATGACATGGATATTATCTATGAAATCGTTGACAATGATGAAGAACTGTCAGTGGTTGTACCCATACTTGAAAAATTTTTAGATGATTTTGAGATTGAGTTATAAAATCAATTATTTGACAAAAGCCCATTACTACATTATAATCTGTATAGGACAAAGGTTTAATTTGAGAAATGTCTCAAAAAATTATTGAATTAGGGGATGAGCTAATGATAAAGTTTGTTGATCTATATGAAAAGACACTGAAGGAAAATGGGTACAAATTAACAAATCAAAGACGTGTCGTACTTGAGACACTTTACAATAGAGTGGGTGAGCATTTAACCGCTGAAGAAGTGCATCAGTTGGTCAAAATGGTTAATCCTGAGATTGGTCTGGCAACTGTTTATAGAACTCTTCAACTCCTATCGGAATTAGGACTCATTGATAAGCTCAACCTAGATGATGGCGTTGTAAGGTATGAAATTGGTGAGATGGAAACAAAACATCGTCACCATCATTTAATCTGTGAAGAATGCGGCACCATAATGGGTGTCGATGATGATATGTTGGATGCTCTTGAAGAAGCATTCAGCAAGAAGTATGGATTTAAGGTCACGGACCATGTGGTCAAGTTTTATGGTGTCTGCAAATCTTGCTTACAAAAACAAGGATCATAATACTTTGCAATCACGCAAAGTTGAATAAAATACGGAGGTGTAGTTTTGAACAAAAGCAAATCAAAATTGAAAATATTACCTCTGGGTGGACTAGAACAAATCGGTATGAATATTACCATTTTCGAGTATGAAGATGATATTATAGTCGTAGATTGTGGTATAGCCTTCCCAGAAGATGAGATGTTAGGTATAGATTTAGTTATCCC from Petrocella atlantisensis includes:
- a CDS encoding response regulator; its protein translation is MAIRVLVVDDAVFMRTVLKKMLVEDGYEVCGEAGNGLEAIKLAKELTPDVVTLDITMPEMDGVTALPKIMEVSPNSKVIMCSAMGQQPMVVEAIKNGAKDFIVKPFQKARVVQAIENVMSK
- a CDS encoding cysteine desulfurase family protein; the encoded protein is MEIYFDNAATTKVPDKVAQAMLHMLTTNFGNPSSLHQKGFEAEKAIETSRQNLAQALKVNKKEIYFTSGGTEANNIAISGVAVANKRSGRHILVSSIEHPSVKETVRYLETLGYEVETIPTDSMGYIQIETLEQLIRQDTLMVSIMYVNNEIGTIQDMSTIGKLIKAINPKTLFHVDAIQAFGKYILTPTKDQIDLLTLSGHKIHGPKGIGAIYIKEGTKITPLFYGGRQENGIRSGTENVPGIIGLGVATEEAYDQLQDNRNHIEGIKKYMIARLRQDVPDITFNGDIEKGAYHLLNIGVLGVKSEVLLHALEELEIYVSTGSACSSKKKNHSITLSALNLTHEEKDNAIRLSFSKYNTQEEVDQFIEQLNRLLPILRRFKRK
- the ruvX gene encoding Holliday junction resolvase RuvX, whose translation is MRILGLDYGSKTIGVAVCDPFGWTAQGIETIERKEENNLVASIARLGEIIDQYKVEKIVLGLPKNMNNTEGERVEKTKQFQNRLIREFDLEVILWDERLSTMGASRALTAADMSAKKQKKVIDKMAAVFILQGYLDCH
- the thiI gene encoding tRNA uracil 4-sulfurtransferase ThiI, yielding MKQGYLIKYGELALKGKNRYIFENALVKHIRDAIKPFGEFEVVKEQGRIICEPLSDVDDEAVMNRIRMIFGIIGICPVYILDDNSMENIRLQAVAFLDQHYEQHDFTFKVEARRADKKYPLNSMEISRDIGGVLLDAYNQLSVDVHKPEVRVHVEIRNKSYIFSKEIKGLGGMPVGTNGKAMLMLSGGIDSPVAGYMVAKRGVHFDAVYYHSHPYTSERAKQKVIDLGKIVARYNGSFNLHVVPFTEIQLDIYEKCPHEQLTIIMRRYMMIIAERIAREHNCLALITGESIGQVASQTIQSLAATNDVCGMPVFRPLIGFDKQEIVDIAQRIETFETSILPYEDCCTIFVAKHPVTKPNIKSIMRSEAILENIEEMLQRAIDQREVIKIEPDL
- a CDS encoding 16S rRNA (uracil(1498)-N(3))-methyltransferase, which codes for MYRFFVEPDQVKDKTILIEGANMNHMKQVLRLRVGDVVTISDGQQKDYRCIIKTIMEDEILLDIDTVVPTTNELLSKISLFQGIPKKDKMEWIIQKNIELGVCEIIPVKMKRCVVKLDDKTAKKKVERWEGIAEAAAKQSKRSIIPVVQTPVGFKGMMEQLERMDLVLVPYENADGMAYTRTVLGQLKGIKNIGIVIGPEGGFDQEEINHLMATEAKIISLGRRILRTETAGMTLLANIMIQIEEDNDGN
- a CDS encoding HPr family phosphocarrier protein: MKTIKVSLNSIDKVKVFVNAVSKYDSDFDLVSGRYVIDAKSIMGIFSLDLSKPIELMIHDDSVVEEVESVLQDFILE
- a CDS encoding DUF1292 domain-containing protein translates to MDKIKFTFEETGENVVFCVLGNTQVNEVAYILVVDENEIEDEDMTAYILKATEADDMDIIYEIVDNDEELSVVVPILEKFLDDFEIEL
- a CDS encoding IreB family regulatory phosphoprotein; the protein is MGKFGHTLFFKKFDKEPENEIKIVLKEVYEALNEKGYNPNYQIVGYILSGDPTYITSHKNARTKIGRIERDALMEELVKDYVEHNLK
- a CDS encoding Fur family transcriptional regulator, with translation MIKFVDLYEKTLKENGYKLTNQRRVVLETLYNRVGEHLTAEEVHQLVKMVNPEIGLATVYRTLQLLSELGLIDKLNLDDGVVRYEIGEMETKHRHHHLICEECGTIMGVDDDMLDALEEAFSKKYGFKVTDHVVKFYGVCKSCLQKQGS
- the mtaB gene encoding tRNA (N(6)-L-threonylcarbamoyladenosine(37)-C(2))-methylthiotransferase MtaB, yielding MAKVAFHTLGCKVNQYETEGMMTQFEQFGYDIVGFFEKADIYIINTCTVTNMADKKSRQMLAKAKKNNPKSLVVAVGCYVQAANKELLEMIQVDLLIGNTDKGNMVQVIETYLESKIKPEVLDLSQYKVYDDLWISMTQDHTRAHIKIQDGCDQFCTYCIIPYARGRIRSRSASSILEESQDLAKKGYKEVVLTGIHLASYGIQFDDYRLIDLLEDMQKIEGILRIRLGSLEPTLITKDFVSRIAKLDKVCPHFHLSLQSGDDGVLKKMNRKYSTQDYKQAVNRLREKMPTCAITTDLIVGFPSETEAQFEDTLAFIKDIGFAEVHVFKYSKRSGTPAAKMKEQVSPKEKNNRSIKAIKAAEGMKDDFLGQFIGIKMNVLIEEQVVLDNQVYYVGHTTNHIKVYTLSIQPLERNTIKSIDLKQRFRDGLLGLT